The proteins below come from a single Campylobacter sp. CCUG 57310 genomic window:
- a CDS encoding class I SAM-dependent methyltransferase, whose amino-acid sequence MEKIGFNDDISETLLINLYFRSLENEVKEPILRDEFSGKIVKKIDYDFAKFEAGDLSRVGVIIRAKFIDDALVEFAKDNDEVVIVQVGAGLDTRPLRLESVCPNAIFYDLDLPDVIVLRDKLMPKAKKNFSISSSMLETAWMDELKAKHPNAKFAFALEGVAMYFEKEVFKEFFLNLAKRFEGIVALDLINNFAANMDSRKHDTLKFMKKRVDFKMGIEDPSEVEEWDKTTIKHLKTGTMMDMHKNRWSLRGRIFGLIPAFRNSCRMFVFGLNLSK is encoded by the coding sequence ATGGAAAAGATTGGTTTTAACGATGACATCTCGGAAACCCTGCTTATAAACTTATACTTTAGAAGCCTTGAAAACGAAGTAAAAGAGCCGATTTTAAGAGATGAGTTTTCAGGCAAGATAGTTAAAAAGATAGATTATGACTTTGCTAAATTTGAAGCTGGCGATCTAAGTCGCGTAGGAGTTATAATAAGGGCGAAATTTATCGATGACGCACTTGTGGAATTTGCCAAAGATAACGATGAGGTAGTTATCGTGCAGGTTGGCGCCGGGCTTGATACTAGACCGCTTAGGCTTGAGTCGGTATGTCCCAATGCTATCTTTTACGACCTTGATCTTCCCGATGTGATCGTACTTCGCGACAAACTCATGCCAAAAGCCAAGAAAAACTTTAGTATCTCTAGCTCCATGCTTGAAACCGCTTGGATGGACGAACTTAAAGCAAAGCATCCAAATGCTAAATTCGCCTTTGCTCTAGAAGGCGTTGCGATGTATTTTGAAAAAGAAGTTTTTAAAGAGTTCTTTTTAAATTTAGCTAAGAGGTTTGAAGGCATAGTCGCGCTTGATCTTATAAATAATTTTGCCGCAAATATGGATTCTAGGAAGCATGATACGCTTAAATTTATGAAAAAAAGAGTTGATTTTAAGATGGGCATAGAAGATCCAAGCGAGGTTGAAGAGTGGGATAAGACCACCATAAAACACCTAAAAACAGGCACGATGATGGATATGCATAAAAACAGATGGAGTCTTAGAGGTAGGATTTTTGGACTTATTCCCGCCTTTAGAAATTCTTGCAGGATGTTTGTGTTTGGGTTAAATTTAAGCAAATAA
- a CDS encoding sulfate ABC transporter ATP-binding protein, protein MKGDENLKNYFSKLDLSGEISDKFLEQFMKDLIINRTLVIFGFEFAFAEIEIYLSSKDKNVYKRDTKAGEIFFHNFGFDICFATKDGKFGGVLIRSLRQIYPKNKSEFILGPRRCMSKILNSDIKELNFTLKISEDQENFGFRSQRIRREIDKKPLRFTSESFENFIASNGKEAKIYKTSLKRYER, encoded by the coding sequence TTGAAAGGCGATGAAAATTTAAAAAACTACTTTTCGAAGCTCGACTTAAGCGGTGAAATTTCAGACAAATTTTTAGAGCAATTCATGAAAGATCTTATAATAAACCGCACTCTTGTAATTTTCGGGTTTGAATTTGCCTTCGCAGAGATTGAAATTTATCTATCAAGCAAAGATAAGAACGTCTATAAAAGAGACACGAAGGCGGGTGAAATTTTCTTTCATAACTTTGGCTTTGATATCTGCTTTGCAACTAAAGATGGCAAATTTGGCGGAGTGCTTATCCGATCTTTAAGACAAATTTATCCTAAAAACAAGAGCGAATTTATCCTCGGACCAAGACGGTGCATGAGTAAAATTTTAAACTCAGACATAAAGGAGCTAAATTTCACACTTAAAATCTCCGAAGATCAAGAAAATTTTGGCTTTAGAAGCCAAAGGATAAGAAGAGAGATAGATAAAAAGCCTTTAAGATTTACAAGCGAGAGTTTTGAAAATTTTATCGCAAGCAACGGTAAAGAGGCTAAAATTTATAAAACATCTTTAAAACGCTACGAGCGGTAA
- a CDS encoding DUF3137 domain-containing protein yields the protein MRILVASISLFTGGVLYNLTGDISQSVLVCVVCFFGLLGFFKNMLTEDFTKKFKQQVIQKIVKNLGLNYSRTEFVHIGHFEVLYDTSGIDKYTGNDLIFGDVDGVNIKFSDVRASKIIETKNGKRQSVQFLGVVFVADFHKKLSCVTQIRHKDFSTKFKRYGHKAHMDDVEFEKIFDVYTTDQIGARYALTPYLMQQFRYLERRFNCPMNAVLIADKIYMAIDMGKDSFEPDMSQMLVGKSKAIAGYENEIKSFINIVRDLNLNRKIWMS from the coding sequence ATGAGGATATTGGTAGCTTCTATCAGCCTCTTTACCGGCGGGGTTTTGTATAACCTTACGGGAGATATATCTCAAAGTGTGTTAGTTTGTGTCGTCTGTTTTTTTGGTTTGCTTGGATTTTTTAAAAATATGCTTACCGAGGATTTTACGAAGAAATTTAAGCAGCAAGTGATACAAAAGATAGTTAAAAATTTAGGGCTTAATTACAGTAGAACGGAATTTGTGCATATAGGGCATTTTGAGGTGCTTTACGATACTTCGGGTATCGATAAATACACTGGCAACGACTTGATATTTGGCGATGTGGATGGCGTAAATATCAAATTTAGCGATGTGCGAGCGTCAAAAATTATCGAAACTAAAAACGGCAAAAGACAAAGCGTGCAGTTTTTGGGCGTAGTTTTTGTAGCGGATTTTCATAAGAAATTAAGCTGTGTAACGCAAATTAGGCACAAGGATTTTTCTACCAAATTTAAAAGATACGGGCATAAAGCTCATATGGACGATGTGGAATTTGAAAAGATATTTGATGTCTATACGACCGATCAGATCGGTGCTAGATACGCTTTAACTCCTTATCTTATGCAGCAGTTTAGGTATCTTGAGCGCAGGTTTAACTGCCCTATGAACGCCGTTTTGATAGCCGATAAAATTTATATGGCAATTGATATGGGCAAGGATAGCTTTGAGCCTGATATGTCGCAGATGTTAGTCGGCAAAAGCAAGGCGATCGCGGGATATGAAAACGAGATAAAAAGCTTCATAAATATCGTCCGCGATCTAAATTTAAACCGTAAAATTTGGATGAGTTAG
- a CDS encoding LemA family protein, whose product MYYALGVFVALILAFVTIYNSLVMKRNQVSNIESGVDTQLKRRYDLIPNLVASVKEYLVHEKSLLERITALRSSAQGAMTSEQKFDLNSQISGLMPNLKVAVENYPELKANENILTLQKSLNEVEEQISAARRAYNAAVTQYNNAVEMFPSNIVANFMNFKKAAFFKAPENERANHNVSELFKRD is encoded by the coding sequence ATGTATTATGCTTTAGGGGTTTTTGTTGCCCTTATTTTGGCTTTTGTGACTATATACAACTCGCTTGTTATGAAGCGAAATCAAGTTTCAAATATCGAATCGGGAGTTGATACTCAGCTTAAGCGTCGCTATGATCTCATACCAAATTTAGTAGCTTCCGTAAAAGAGTATCTAGTGCATGAAAAATCCCTTTTAGAGCGCATTACCGCACTTAGATCAAGCGCGCAAGGAGCTATGACAAGCGAGCAAAAATTTGATCTAAACAGCCAAATTTCAGGGCTTATGCCGAATTTAAAAGTTGCGGTCGAGAACTATCCTGAGCTAAAAGCAAATGAAAATATATTAACTTTACAAAAGAGCCTAAACGAGGTCGAAGAGCAAATTTCAGCAGCCAGAAGGGCTTATAACGCCGCAGTTACGCAGTATAACAATGCCGTTGAGATGTTTCCTTCAAATATCGTTGCAAATTTCATGAATTTCAAAAAGGCGGCGTTTTTCAAAGCTCCTGAAAATGAACGCGCAAACCATAATGTAAGCGAGCTTTTTAAACGTGACTGA
- the typA gene encoding translational GTPase TypA produces the protein MEKIRNIAVIAHVDHGKTTMVDELLKQSGTFNEHQNVGERVMDSNDIERERGITILSKNTAIKYKDTKINIIDTPGHADFGGEVERVLKMVDGVLLLVDAQEGVMPQTKFVVKKALSLGLRPIVVVNKIDKPAGDPDRVVNEIFDLFVALEANDEQLEFPVVYAAARNGYAKLNLSDENVDMKPLFETILAHVPEPSGNLENPLQLQVFTLDYDNYVGKIGIARIFNGKISKNQNVMLAKADGTKSTGRISKLIGFLGLERRDIEEAGVGDIVAIAGFDALDVGDSVVDPNSPMPLDPLRIEEPTLSVVFSVNDSPLAGTEGKHVTSNKIDERLANEMKTNIAMKYENQGEGKFKVSGRGELQITILAENMRREGFEFCLGRPEVIVKEIEGVRCEPFELLVIDVPDEFSGTVIEKLGRRKAEMVSMSPTGDGQTRIEFEIPARGLIGFRSQFLTDTKGEGVMNHSFLEFRPLSGSVEQRGNGALVSMENGVTLAYSLFNLQDRGVLFVDPQTKVYVGMIIGEHSRPNDLDVNPIKGKNLTNVRASGSDDAIKLVPPRKLSLERALEWIEEDELVEVTPVNIRVRKRYLDPTIRRRMAKSKE, from the coding sequence TTGGAAAAGATTAGAAATATAGCCGTCATCGCGCACGTTGATCACGGCAAGACGACGATGGTTGATGAACTGCTTAAACAATCAGGCACATTTAACGAGCATCAAAACGTCGGCGAGCGTGTTATGGATAGTAACGATATCGAAAGAGAGCGCGGTATCACAATCCTTTCAAAAAACACCGCGATAAAATACAAAGATACAAAGATAAACATCATCGACACTCCGGGGCACGCGGACTTTGGCGGTGAGGTTGAGCGTGTGCTAAAGATGGTTGACGGCGTGCTTTTGCTCGTAGATGCGCAAGAAGGCGTTATGCCCCAAACCAAATTCGTCGTTAAAAAGGCTCTTTCTTTGGGTCTTCGCCCGATAGTCGTGGTAAATAAGATAGATAAGCCCGCAGGCGATCCTGATCGCGTAGTAAATGAAATTTTTGATCTTTTCGTGGCTCTTGAAGCAAATGACGAGCAGCTTGAATTCCCTGTTGTTTATGCCGCTGCTAGAAACGGTTATGCAAAGTTAAATTTAAGCGATGAAAATGTCGATATGAAGCCGCTTTTTGAGACGATTTTAGCGCATGTACCCGAGCCAAGCGGAAATTTGGAAAATCCTTTGCAGCTTCAAGTTTTCACGCTTGATTATGATAATTATGTGGGTAAAATAGGTATTGCGAGAATTTTTAACGGCAAAATTTCTAAAAACCAAAACGTAATGCTAGCTAAGGCAGACGGCACGAAATCAACGGGTAGAATTTCAAAACTCATTGGATTTTTGGGGCTTGAAAGACGCGATATAGAAGAAGCCGGAGTGGGCGATATCGTGGCGATTGCGGGATTTGACGCGCTTGACGTGGGCGATAGCGTGGTTGATCCAAATTCGCCTATGCCGCTTGATCCGCTTCGCATAGAAGAGCCTACTTTGAGCGTAGTTTTTTCGGTTAACGATAGCCCGCTTGCGGGAACGGAAGGCAAACACGTAACGTCAAATAAGATTGATGAGCGACTTGCAAACGAGATGAAGACAAATATCGCGATGAAGTATGAAAATCAAGGCGAAGGGAAATTTAAAGTTAGCGGGCGCGGCGAGCTTCAGATAACGATCTTGGCTGAAAATATGCGCCGAGAGGGCTTTGAATTTTGTCTTGGCAGACCCGAAGTAATCGTAAAAGAGATCGAGGGCGTAAGATGCGAGCCTTTTGAGCTGCTTGTGATAGACGTGCCTGATGAATTTAGCGGAACGGTTATAGAAAAACTTGGTCGCAGAAAGGCTGAAATGGTCTCGATGAGTCCTACGGGTGACGGACAAACCAGAATCGAATTTGAAATCCCTGCGCGCGGACTAATCGGCTTTAGAAGTCAGTTCTTAACAGATACCAAAGGCGAAGGCGTGATGAATCATAGCTTTTTGGAATTCCGCCCGCTTAGCGGAAGCGTGGAGCAAAGAGGCAATGGCGCGCTGGTTTCTATGGAAAACGGCGTAACGCTTGCGTATTCGTTATTTAACCTGCAAGATCGCGGCGTGCTTTTTGTCGATCCGCAGACTAAGGTTTATGTGGGTATGATAATCGGCGAGCATAGCCGTCCAAACGACCTTGACGTAAATCCTATCAAAGGCAAAAATTTAACCAACGTGCGTGCAAGCGGAAGCGACGATGCGATCAAGCTTGTTCCGCCTAGAAAGCTAAGTCTTGAGCGCGCTCTTGAATGGATCGAAGAAGATGAGCTGGTCGAAGTAACGCCTGTAAATATTCGTGTCAGAAAACGCTATCTTGACCCGACTATAAGACGCAGAATGGCGAAATCAAAAGAGTAA
- a CDS encoding flagellar hook-length control protein FliK has translation MQTSQSKILSFDASIAGGIKQPNTNSSSEENGEFLSLVLEAAAGKGENLDEKDIKNIVNSVNMSAQKRAQSEQKSEDINVKEILGDEEASKLFTNVTFMQLLQILEMLNGGEKISKFPNFTAPLTKALSNEATIHELKSAKNIHELIVIAKRLNLGLEKITISKEQASELSAKFPNLGQKEFFLPVKPAEIYSMELKAKVEEALQLSKDDAQPVKLNKLLQEISKEIANEARANLSSNLVDKQTPKVENLKSAQVQISNEITKENISQTIQKESIKADEKSLNTSKVNLQSLLYPQREQSETSGEQSSPNSESELNSMVREIMQNARSQSKNLQLVRQTFDNFNTTLKEQVEAYKSPFMRFNITLNPLNLGEVEITMVNRGNNLHINFNSTTQTMNLFLQNQAEFKASLVNMGFTELEMNFSDQNQRKDQGGKAYKGSKLTENEGMEIAESPMLEIVLPKYI, from the coding sequence ATGCAAACTTCCCAGAGCAAAATTCTCTCGTTTGACGCTAGTATAGCAGGCGGCATTAAGCAGCCAAATACAAACTCAAGCAGCGAAGAAAACGGAGAATTTCTATCTTTGGTTCTTGAAGCCGCAGCAGGCAAGGGCGAAAATTTAGATGAAAAAGATATAAAAAATATCGTAAATTCCGTAAATATGTCGGCTCAAAAAAGAGCGCAATCCGAGCAAAAAAGCGAGGATATAAACGTAAAAGAAATTTTAGGCGACGAAGAGGCGAGCAAGCTTTTTACAAACGTTACGTTTATGCAGCTTTTGCAAATCCTTGAGATGTTAAACGGCGGCGAGAAAATTTCCAAATTTCCAAATTTCACCGCTCCGCTTACAAAGGCTCTTTCAAATGAAGCGACTATTCACGAATTAAAAAGCGCAAAAAATATCCATGAGCTAATTGTCATTGCTAAAAGGCTAAATTTAGGGCTTGAAAAGATAACGATAAGCAAAGAGCAAGCTAGCGAACTAAGCGCTAAATTTCCGAATTTAGGTCAAAAAGAATTTTTTCTACCGGTAAAACCTGCTGAAATTTATAGCATGGAGCTAAAAGCAAAAGTTGAAGAAGCCTTGCAGCTTAGCAAAGACGATGCCCAACCCGTTAAGCTAAATAAGCTCCTGCAAGAGATTTCAAAAGAAATAGCAAACGAAGCAAGAGCGAATTTAAGCTCAAATTTAGTGGATAAGCAGACTCCAAAGGTGGAGAATTTAAAGTCCGCCCAAGTTCAAATTTCAAATGAAATCACAAAAGAGAATATATCTCAAACCATACAAAAAGAATCAATAAAAGCAGACGAAAAAAGCCTAAATACAAGCAAGGTAAATTTACAAAGCTTGCTCTATCCTCAAAGAGAACAAAGCGAAACTAGCGGAGAACAAAGTAGCCCAAACAGCGAAAGCGAGCTAAATTCCATGGTGCGTGAGATAATGCAAAACGCAAGAAGTCAAAGCAAAAATTTACAGCTTGTAAGACAGACTTTTGATAACTTTAACACTACGCTAAAAGAGCAGGTTGAAGCTTACAAATCGCCTTTTATGCGCTTTAACATTACGCTCAATCCGTTAAATTTAGGCGAGGTTGAGATCACGATGGTAAATCGCGGAAACAATCTGCATATAAATTTTAACTCCACGACGCAAACCATGAATTTGTTTTTGCAAAATCAGGCGGAATTTAAAGCGAGCTTAGTTAATATGGGTTTTACCGAGCTTGAGATGAATTTTAGCGATCAAAATCAAAGAAAAGATCAAGGTGGCAAAGCATATAAAGGTTCAAAATTAACAGAAAACGAAGGCATGGAGATAGCCGAAAGTCCTATGCTTGAAATCGTATTACCGAAGTATATTTAA
- a CDS encoding flagellar basal body rod modification protein, which yields MATNINNGLGSNQFTIDKMKAQKEAEALAKANGTNPRAQLDKDAFMKLLLTELQYQDPTSPMDSEKMLTQTSQLATLETQENTNQMMKKLADQLKMSTSMYAVSALGKMANVGESIIVKTDKSTNIKFNGYFEKDATEGTYTIKDKEGNVIRKQTFKDAKAGVFALEWDGKDNSGNEVKAGVYNVEIAYKDKDGKNHNSGTGTYPVEAIRFVDGEAQVKIAGQYVNLSAIKEFTEPKKG from the coding sequence ATGGCTACAAATATCAATAACGGCTTAGGCTCAAATCAATTCACAATCGACAAAATGAAAGCGCAAAAAGAGGCTGAAGCACTTGCTAAAGCAAACGGAACAAATCCTAGAGCGCAACTTGATAAGGATGCGTTTATGAAACTTCTTTTAACAGAACTTCAATACCAAGATCCGACAAGTCCTATGGATAGCGAAAAGATGCTCACGCAGACATCCCAACTTGCCACTCTTGAAACTCAAGAAAACACAAACCAGATGATGAAAAAGCTGGCGGATCAGCTTAAGATGAGTACAAGTATGTATGCGGTTTCGGCTCTTGGCAAGATGGCAAACGTAGGCGAAAGTATAATAGTAAAAACCGATAAATCAACTAATATTAAGTTTAACGGTTACTTCGAAAAAGACGCCACTGAAGGCACTTACACTATCAAAGACAAAGAAGGAAACGTCATAAGAAAGCAGACCTTTAAAGACGCTAAAGCGGGAGTTTTTGCCCTTGAGTGGGACGGCAAGGACAACTCCGGCAACGAAGTAAAAGCGGGCGTTTATAATGTAGAGATAGCCTACAAAGACAAAGACGGCAAAAATCACAACAGCGGCACGGGCACATACCCTGTCGAGGCGATTAGATTTGTCGATGGCGAAGCGCAGGTAAAAATCGCAGGACAATATGTAAATTTAAGCGCGATTAAAGAATTTACCGAACCTAAAAAAGGATAA